A region from the Sphingopyxis lindanitolerans genome encodes:
- a CDS encoding asparagine synthase-related protein has product MTGGFRIEIAFAEDGLRRRSQARGAADFSCGNVAVWSREPLQHVDARSIIIGRLFEKFSAVPPAIECPGQVLTAEKGRKLLTDFWGGYVFVHIGRNGAVTIFRDPSGALPCYVKREADGISIAGDITELASPGSGAVDLGEVARVLSSGDARGRRTCIEGIEELIAGECLAVADGKVALESWWTPWDHVTPRANKDFETFAEDLRNIVCGVAGTWSRCFSSILLGVSGGLDSSIVAAGAAPAARGLTCLTLFGPDADGDERRYALAMATHLGLNIREVQREIGDIDVGRASAPNHPWPIVPIGRQTNEAIHERLAREMPVDAYFTGNGGDAVLCSLRSTIPLLDRVLAEGPSARLGTTLRDICLLTGADRRTVLRHAWDRHRRHGGRHQIRFNAAGLQPDAARVARAAGATHPWLRPPRDILPGKTVHAAYLMRTQKSIELYPRAVSPPHVAPLISQPLMELCLSIPTWMWVSGGRNRAVARRAFDSALTSLVTARTSKGGPGGFDLLIYRRNRDRLHDRLRNGLLASEGIFDPALLDRAEDPTWRGVERIQRILEFAAAENWVRWWSGS; this is encoded by the coding sequence ATGACCGGTGGATTTCGCATCGAGATCGCTTTCGCAGAGGATGGTTTGCGTCGTCGCTCGCAAGCTCGCGGTGCGGCTGATTTCAGTTGCGGAAATGTGGCGGTTTGGTCGCGCGAGCCGCTGCAGCACGTGGATGCGCGGAGCATCATCATTGGTCGCCTGTTCGAAAAATTTAGCGCGGTGCCGCCTGCCATTGAGTGCCCCGGCCAAGTCCTCACGGCCGAAAAAGGACGAAAGCTGCTGACGGATTTTTGGGGCGGCTATGTTTTTGTTCATATCGGCCGGAACGGGGCGGTGACGATATTCCGGGACCCGTCCGGCGCGCTGCCCTGCTACGTAAAACGGGAGGCCGACGGAATAAGCATCGCCGGCGATATCACGGAGCTCGCTTCGCCGGGTTCCGGCGCCGTCGATTTGGGCGAAGTCGCGCGCGTGCTTTCAAGCGGCGACGCGCGCGGGCGTCGCACATGTATCGAGGGGATCGAGGAACTGATAGCCGGCGAATGCCTTGCCGTTGCCGATGGCAAGGTGGCACTCGAGAGCTGGTGGACCCCATGGGACCATGTCACGCCGCGCGCGAACAAGGACTTCGAGACTTTCGCTGAGGACCTGCGCAACATCGTTTGCGGGGTCGCGGGGACATGGTCGCGCTGCTTCTCGTCGATATTGCTGGGCGTATCCGGAGGTCTCGACTCATCGATCGTCGCCGCCGGCGCCGCACCTGCCGCGCGCGGGCTGACGTGTCTGACCCTGTTCGGGCCCGATGCCGATGGCGACGAACGACGATATGCGCTGGCCATGGCGACGCATCTCGGGCTCAATATTCGCGAAGTGCAGCGCGAAATTGGCGATATCGACGTCGGCCGCGCCTCCGCGCCCAATCATCCCTGGCCGATCGTGCCGATCGGGCGCCAGACGAACGAGGCGATCCACGAACGGTTAGCCAGAGAAATGCCGGTAGATGCTTATTTTACCGGCAATGGCGGCGACGCTGTTCTGTGCAGCCTGCGGAGCACCATTCCCCTTCTCGATCGCGTCCTGGCGGAGGGCCCGTCCGCACGGCTCGGAACCACGCTGCGCGACATATGCCTGCTGACCGGCGCCGACCGACGCACGGTCCTGCGCCATGCCTGGGATCGCCATCGCCGCCACGGGGGACGGCATCAGATCCGGTTCAACGCAGCGGGGCTGCAGCCGGACGCCGCGAGGGTGGCACGGGCCGCCGGGGCCACGCACCCTTGGCTCCGGCCGCCGCGTGACATTCTGCCCGGAAAGACCGTTCATGCAGCCTATCTGATGCGAACCCAAAAGAGCATCGAGCTCTATCCGCGCGCGGTGTCGCCGCCCCATGTCGCGCCGCTCATATCGCAGCCCCTGATGGAACTCTGTCTGTCGATTCCGACCTGGATGTGGGTATCCGGCGGACGGAATCGCGCGGTCGCGCGCCGCGCCTTCGACAGCGCGCTTACGTCGCTTGTCACCGCCCGCACCAGCAAGGGCGGTCCCGGCGGGTTTGATCTCCTGATATACCGCCGCAACAGGGACCGCCTTCACGACCGCCTCCGCAACGGCCTATTGGCTTCCGAGGGTATTTTCGATCCCGCGCTTCTCGATCGCGCCGAGGATCCCACCTGGCGCGGCGTCGAGCGAATTCAGCGTATCCTCGAATTCGCCGCCGCCGAAAATTGGGTGCGCTGGTGGAGCGGATCCTAA
- a CDS encoding prolyl oligopeptidase family serine peptidase: protein MRNSLRAGLPAAAILAVAVLSPVAPAGESKGRPWTLEDILTVPEVKDIALSGDGKLAIYAVEIADLAADKPRSHIRILDIAATRQRTIVTVDSAKSLRRIPGTADWSALLDLGAGLQLYRITPGGMVQPLIVNPATVPVGKADMSFPIGGGVRPSSVGVLDYDWSPGGAWLWYSQLRALPNAPRVRFDAEVSALKSRRRSTIDVEIDYFLRGPDGKTTLMLSRPSKDRMATRGGGQILWRGDEVQFRVETPDGSEGGRFEMRAWNRLSGTIRTLGVEHNLETIALLRGPRGGELATSGLAKTLDLVETGPDGERHSYGAVAFTIGDPRAAAPQASRDGKKLVLGTRDLDAARYGLAVVSSDDVRRVESEHSLTRCAYDNALLFAVCVEEGIATPPRLVKIDLRDGRIFRLLSVSAEHDAIAPLTILPRVWTNRDGYEARGFVVLPRGYQKGKPYPAVIVTHGSDADDRFAAPGFQWNYPVQLLAERGYVVLLINDPSPLQSEELMAASKAWVRGSGPPDSETLQRLLWIEGVHIFEDAVDEMAIEGLVDRDRVGIAGYSRGSQMVNVAVTRSPLFRAASSGDGGYLEPAGYATAGSSYDAVYGGAPLSDAIISYRRFAPSLNANRVCAALLQQVASASPSQIELFEALRAAKAPTQISHYSGATAASDETHVFYRPSNRSLAMRENIAWFNYWLLDKNDTDGPFPKQAESWGKLARDRPDRCRAANGPG from the coding sequence ATGCGGAATAGCCTCCGAGCCGGCCTCCCGGCCGCGGCGATCCTTGCCGTCGCGGTGCTCTCCCCTGTCGCCCCGGCAGGGGAGAGCAAGGGCAGGCCCTGGACTCTCGAGGACATCCTCACCGTCCCGGAGGTGAAGGACATCGCCCTGTCGGGAGATGGCAAGCTTGCCATCTACGCGGTCGAGATTGCCGACCTCGCTGCCGACAAGCCGCGATCCCATATCCGCATCCTCGACATCGCTGCCACCCGGCAAAGAACCATAGTGACCGTCGACAGCGCCAAGTCGCTGCGGCGCATCCCCGGCACAGCGGACTGGAGCGCCCTCCTCGACCTCGGGGCGGGCCTGCAGCTCTATCGGATTACGCCCGGCGGCATGGTGCAGCCGCTGATCGTGAACCCGGCGACCGTTCCTGTCGGGAAAGCGGACATGTCTTTTCCGATCGGCGGCGGTGTGCGCCCGTCATCGGTAGGCGTTCTAGACTATGACTGGTCCCCCGGCGGCGCCTGGCTCTGGTATTCGCAGCTCAGAGCATTGCCGAACGCGCCTCGCGTCCGATTCGACGCGGAGGTCAGCGCTCTGAAAAGCCGGCGCCGGTCTACGATAGACGTCGAGATCGACTATTTCCTGCGCGGACCCGACGGGAAAACCACCCTGATGCTGAGCAGGCCATCGAAGGACCGGATGGCGACGCGTGGCGGGGGGCAGATTCTCTGGCGCGGCGATGAGGTTCAATTCCGGGTGGAGACACCCGATGGCTCGGAAGGCGGTCGGTTCGAGATGCGCGCCTGGAATCGGCTGAGCGGAACGATACGCACGCTGGGTGTCGAGCATAATCTGGAGACAATCGCGCTCCTCAGGGGACCGCGCGGCGGCGAACTCGCGACGAGCGGCCTGGCGAAAACGCTGGACCTCGTGGAAACGGGCCCGGACGGGGAACGGCACAGCTACGGTGCGGTCGCATTCACCATAGGCGATCCCCGCGCGGCTGCGCCCCAGGCGAGCCGCGACGGAAAAAAGCTGGTTCTCGGAACCCGCGATCTCGATGCGGCCCGCTACGGGCTGGCCGTCGTCTCGAGCGATGACGTGCGAAGGGTGGAGAGCGAACACAGCCTCACTCGCTGCGCCTATGATAACGCGCTTCTTTTCGCGGTCTGCGTCGAAGAGGGAATCGCCACACCGCCGAGGCTTGTGAAAATCGACCTGAGGGATGGCCGCATCTTCCGGCTCCTGTCGGTCTCGGCGGAGCATGACGCGATCGCTCCCCTCACCATCCTTCCCCGGGTCTGGACCAACCGCGATGGGTATGAAGCCCGCGGCTTTGTCGTCCTCCCCCGCGGCTACCAAAAGGGAAAGCCCTACCCGGCCGTCATCGTTACCCATGGGTCCGATGCCGACGACCGGTTCGCCGCGCCCGGTTTCCAATGGAACTACCCGGTCCAGCTGCTCGCCGAGAGAGGTTATGTGGTGCTGCTGATCAATGACCCCTCCCCCCTGCAATCGGAGGAGCTGATGGCGGCCAGCAAGGCATGGGTTCGCGGCAGCGGGCCGCCGGATTCAGAGACTCTGCAGCGGTTGCTGTGGATCGAAGGCGTCCACATCTTCGAGGATGCCGTCGACGAAATGGCCATCGAGGGTCTCGTCGATCGGGATCGGGTGGGCATCGCCGGCTACAGCCGCGGCTCGCAGATGGTCAATGTCGCGGTGACCCGGTCGCCCCTGTTTCGCGCCGCATCGAGCGGCGATGGCGGCTATCTCGAACCGGCGGGATATGCGACCGCCGGCTCGAGCTATGATGCGGTTTATGGCGGCGCACCGCTGAGCGACGCCATAATCAGCTATCGCCGTTTCGCTCCGTCGCTGAACGCCAACAGAGTTTGCGCAGCCCTGCTACAGCAGGTTGCCTCGGCATCGCCGTCGCAGATCGAATTGTTCGAAGCGTTGCGCGCGGCGAAAGCGCCGACGCAGATCAGTCATTATTCCGGCGCTACGGCAGCGTCTGACGAAACCCATGTCTTCTACCGGCCGTCGAACCGGTCGCTCGCGATGCGGGAGAATATCGCCTGGTTTAACTATTGGCTTCTGGACAAAAATGATACCGACGGCCCCTTCCCGAAACAGGCCGAAAGCTGGGGCAAGCTCGCGCGCGATCGGCCCGATCGTTGCCGCGCGGCGAACGGGCCCGGTTAG